Proteins encoded within one genomic window of Desulfosalsimonas propionicica:
- a CDS encoding TorD/DmsD family molecular chaperone has protein sequence MNPDPITNPLGPALRDFFISADASGHKRAYLQISEALQNPLPRVNDWRQVEYAFTRLFVGPKSLEAPPFASVYLETEPLVMGPTTMMVRSVYEMMGLVSPWKNALPEDHVSLELDAALVMENAAQQGGSAELDELRQFFVCRHMAAWIPAFVKRVSQAESAHPAIVRAAKLAGQWVDDQAVLINAQRNQHLKQGGWNG, from the coding sequence ATGAACCCTGACCCGATCACAAACCCTCTTGGCCCGGCCCTGCGGGATTTTTTCATCTCTGCTGATGCCTCCGGGCACAAGCGCGCATACCTGCAAATCAGTGAAGCCCTGCAAAACCCCCTGCCCCGGGTCAACGACTGGCGACAGGTTGAATATGCGTTTACCCGACTGTTTGTGGGGCCAAAATCACTGGAGGCCCCGCCCTTTGCCTCGGTGTACCTGGAAACCGAACCGCTTGTCATGGGGCCCACCACCATGATGGTCCGATCGGTCTATGAAATGATGGGTCTGGTTTCGCCCTGGAAAAATGCGCTGCCGGAAGATCATGTCAGTCTGGAGCTGGATGCGGCTTTGGTCATGGAAAATGCCGCGCAGCAGGGCGGGTCCGCCGAACTCGATGAGCTGCGGCAATTTTTCGTGTGCCGGCACATGGCCGCCTGGATACCCGCATTTGTCAAACGTGTCAGCCAGGCAGAGTCCGCGCATCCGGCCATTGTCCGGGCCGCAAAGCTTGCCGGCCAATGGGTGGATGACCAGGCCGTGCTTATCAATGCGCAGAGAAATCAACACCTGAAACAGGGAGGATGGAATGGATAA
- a CDS encoding molybdopterin-dependent oxidoreductase: MDKRDAESVKQAIGCPMSRRKFLRCLAAAGALAAMPGGLLRSFDAKAGKIIYEGDYEIYRNACPRNCYDTCSIKSYVKDGVLQFIEGAKESTFTDGGLCVKGYAYTRRPYSPDRIKYPMIQDGRGSGNWRRISWDEAMDMIAKKLVEINDKDDSMLGLGLTKYSGNFGITNYAVEGMMTSLGYTTRLVGTPCWPAGIDAQNYDLGDMWCNDPEDMVNSRYIILWGANPAWNSVHTMKYIYAAQDRGAKVVCIDPVFTQTAAKADVYWQVDTSMDGALALGMARHILDKGLFDKAWVEENSVGFNEFADYLRNEITVQWASEKSGIPQQQIVEVAEEFAAAKPATIWIGYGLQRHVNGGATVRSIDALAAMTGNVGKTGGGARYGHMRTWGFNYHALLQKRPEGAKGFLGGKGPKGDFDFSGDEEAEYTDRALNINKTAEMLLTADDPPIRVLWISCKNVLSQDFDRPRMLEAFKKPELIVSVEQFFTQTVELSDIVLPVTTLFEESTINASYWHYWLSVNEQGIKPMYEAKSNTEIAAALSARMNKLKPGSCTFPTEVDTRQWMIKEFNQDIYDLFGIDSWQDLKKGPAKAKMHPASWHDLEFGTPSKKYEFRSDLCAQHGHQALPKFKAARKPYDKLRLLTPHTKFGIHSQFINIDWMEEFNKKPYCYLHPTAASERGITDGDQVRVFNKVGEVELEVKLTQNVPADVVMMYEAWFRNNAYNCQNVVDDTSSDMGKYKTGAPGVAIHDQFADVEKV; this comes from the coding sequence ATGGATAAACGGGATGCAGAAAGCGTAAAACAGGCCATCGGATGTCCCATGTCGCGCAGGAAATTTCTCCGGTGCCTGGCTGCCGCGGGCGCGCTGGCAGCAATGCCGGGCGGCCTGCTGAGGTCTTTTGACGCCAAAGCCGGGAAAATCATCTATGAGGGCGACTATGAAATATACCGCAACGCCTGCCCGCGCAACTGCTATGACACCTGCTCCATTAAAAGCTATGTAAAAGACGGCGTGCTGCAGTTTATCGAAGGCGCCAAGGAATCGACCTTTACCGACGGCGGCCTGTGCGTCAAGGGCTATGCCTACACGCGCCGGCCCTACAGCCCGGACCGGATCAAGTACCCCATGATCCAGGACGGGCGGGGCTCGGGCAACTGGCGGCGCATTTCCTGGGACGAGGCCATGGACATGATCGCCAAAAAGCTCGTGGAGATCAATGACAAGGACGACTCCATGCTCGGCCTGGGCCTGACCAAGTATTCCGGCAACTTCGGGATCACCAACTACGCAGTGGAGGGCATGATGACCTCGCTTGGCTACACAACACGCCTTGTGGGAACACCGTGCTGGCCCGCGGGTATTGACGCCCAGAATTACGACCTGGGCGACATGTGGTGCAATGATCCGGAGGACATGGTCAACTCGCGCTATATTATCCTGTGGGGCGCCAATCCGGCCTGGAATTCCGTGCACACCATGAAATACATTTACGCGGCACAGGACCGGGGCGCCAAGGTGGTCTGCATCGACCCGGTGTTCACTCAGACCGCGGCCAAGGCCGATGTTTACTGGCAGGTTGACACCTCCATGGACGGCGCCCTGGCTTTGGGCATGGCCAGGCACATCCTGGACAAGGGGCTTTTTGACAAAGCCTGGGTTGAGGAAAATTCCGTGGGGTTTAACGAGTTTGCCGACTATCTGCGAAATGAGATCACTGTGCAGTGGGCCTCGGAAAAATCCGGCATTCCGCAGCAGCAGATTGTTGAGGTTGCAGAGGAGTTTGCCGCGGCAAAGCCGGCCACCATATGGATCGGCTACGGCCTGCAGCGCCATGTCAACGGCGGGGCCACGGTGCGCTCCATTGACGCGCTGGCCGCAATGACCGGAAACGTCGGCAAGACCGGCGGCGGTGCCCGTTACGGCCATATGCGCACCTGGGGCTTTAACTACCACGCCCTGCTCCAGAAGCGCCCCGAGGGCGCAAAGGGGTTTCTGGGCGGCAAAGGCCCCAAGGGCGACTTTGACTTTTCCGGCGATGAAGAGGCTGAATACACGGATCGGGCATTGAACATCAACAAGACCGCGGAGATGCTTCTGACAGCCGATGATCCGCCCATCCGGGTTCTCTGGATTTCGTGCAAGAACGTGCTTTCCCAGGACTTTGACCGGCCCAGGATGCTCGAAGCCTTCAAGAAGCCCGAACTCATCGTCAGTGTGGAGCAGTTTTTCACCCAGACAGTGGAACTCTCGGATATCGTGCTGCCGGTGACCACGTTGTTTGAGGAATCCACCATCAACGCAAGCTACTGGCATTACTGGCTGTCTGTCAACGAGCAGGGCATAAAACCCATGTATGAGGCCAAGTCCAACACCGAGATCGCGGCCGCGCTTTCCGCACGCATGAACAAACTCAAGCCCGGCTCCTGCACTTTCCCCACGGAAGTCGATACCCGGCAGTGGATGATCAAGGAGTTTAACCAGGACATTTACGACCTGTTTGGCATCGATTCCTGGCAGGACCTGAAAAAGGGCCCGGCCAAGGCCAAAATGCATCCGGCATCCTGGCATGACCTGGAATTCGGCACGCCTTCGAAAAAATACGAATTCAGGTCCGATCTCTGCGCACAACACGGCCACCAGGCCCTGCCAAAGTTCAAGGCGGCCAGAAAACCCTATGACAAGCTCCGGCTGCTGACCCCACACACCAAGTTCGGCATTCATTCCCAGTTTATCAACATTGACTGGATGGAGGAGTTTAACAAAAAACCTTACTGCTACCTGCATCCCACGGCTGCCAGTGAGCGGGGAATCACAGACGGTGATCAGGTCCGGGTTTTCAACAAGGTCGGGGAGGTGGAACTCGAGGTCAAACTTACGCAAAATGTGCCCGCAGACGTGGTCATGATGTATGAGGCCTGGTTTCGAAACAATGCCTACAACTGCCAGAACGTGGTGGACGACACCTCATCGGATATGGGCAAATACAAGACCGGCGCACCCGGTGTGGCCATACACGATCAGTTCGCAGATGTGGAAAAGGTATAA
- a CDS encoding 4Fe-4S dicluster domain-containing protein — protein sequence MKKQLAFYIDAKRCIGCFTCAMACKNQYHQESGVIWRDVYELKEEIYPHRERAFYSLACNHCENPTCLNVCPVVAYYKREADGVVVHEQDKCIGCGNCIRSCPYGAPRYNPVLKRAEKCSFCWQRLDDDRKPACVLSCPTEALQIVDLAEFDEANAVQYPAGFPRYPSLNPSVRFRLPAMPKMIRRKL from the coding sequence ATGAAAAAACAGCTTGCATTCTATATTGACGCCAAACGCTGCATCGGCTGCTTTACCTGCGCCATGGCCTGCAAGAACCAGTACCACCAGGAAAGCGGCGTGATCTGGCGCGATGTTTACGAACTCAAGGAAGAGATCTACCCCCACCGGGAGCGGGCGTTTTATTCCCTGGCCTGCAATCACTGCGAAAACCCCACGTGCCTTAACGTCTGCCCGGTTGTGGCCTATTACAAGCGCGAGGCCGACGGCGTGGTTGTCCACGAGCAGGACAAATGCATCGGCTGCGGCAACTGTATCCGTTCCTGTCCCTATGGTGCCCCGCGTTATAACCCGGTGCTCAAAAGAGCGGAAAAATGCAGCTTCTGCTGGCAGCGGCTCGATGACGACCGAAAGCCGGCATGCGTTTTGAGCTGCCCCACCGAAGCGCTGCAGATCGTGGACCTTGCAGAATTCGACGAGGCAAACGCGGTGCAGTACCCGGCCGGATTTCCGCGTTATCCTTCCCTGAATCCGTCCGTGCGGTTCCGCCTGCCGGCCATGCCCAAAATGATAAGGAGGAAATTATGA
- a CDS encoding dimethyl sulfoxide reductase anchor subunit family protein, whose translation MSQMEMPLVIFTVLSQTAVGLVAISAIRQHAADGPAGSVRPEWMTAVLLLIAGLVASLFHLGHPLGAPMAIKHLGNAWLSREALGIGVFTALVIVGFLSARGRVNAGLSFAAAAVGLIALFFTGMTYSPPGFPALNNVMPFVFFLLTAAMVGAGFASYFTPAEKMPMITRILAVSLIVGLVVYLVVPFLWLSGGTVMRQTGLNYIFSPLYWARIVVGLVVPLIAIWRMRTVPAWVPVLVLAGELIGRIAFFSLAVHASANMGGIY comes from the coding sequence ATGAGCCAGATGGAAATGCCCCTGGTCATATTTACGGTTTTGAGCCAGACCGCAGTGGGCCTTGTGGCCATCAGCGCCATACGCCAGCACGCCGCAGATGGCCCGGCCGGCAGTGTCCGGCCGGAGTGGATGACAGCCGTGCTTTTGCTCATCGCAGGGCTTGTGGCATCATTGTTTCACCTGGGCCATCCCCTGGGTGCGCCCATGGCGATCAAGCACCTGGGCAATGCCTGGCTTTCCAGGGAGGCCCTGGGGATCGGGGTGTTCACGGCCCTGGTGATCGTGGGGTTTCTAAGCGCCAGGGGCAGGGTCAATGCCGGCCTGTCATTTGCCGCAGCCGCCGTCGGGCTGATCGCCCTGTTTTTTACGGGCATGACCTATTCGCCGCCGGGTTTTCCCGCGCTAAACAATGTCATGCCTTTTGTGTTTTTCCTGCTCACCGCAGCCATGGTGGGTGCGGGCTTTGCCTCGTATTTCACGCCTGCAGAAAAAATGCCCATGATAACCCGGATTCTGGCCGTAAGCCTCATTGTCGGGCTCGTGGTTTACCTGGTGGTACCGTTTCTCTGGCTTTCGGGCGGCACGGTGATGCGCCAGACCGGCCTGAACTACATTTTCTCGCCGCTGTACTGGGCCAGGATCGTTGTGGGTCTTGTTGTGCCGCTTATAGCGATATGGAGAATGAGAACAGTTCCGGCCTGGGTGCCGGTTCTTGTTCTGGCCGGAGAACTCATTGGGCGCATTGCCTTTTTTTCTCTTGCTGTGCATGCGTCGGCAAATATGGGCGGTATTTACTAG
- a CDS encoding potassium channel family protein, protein MTDISRHLRFALGLLVATTLFGTFGYMIIEGWGLLDATYMTVITMTTVGYGEVHTMSYTGRVFTIFLVAMGAVSFLYVTSALVQFLVETQIRTIFGRRVLDKKIKQMTDHYIVCGYGRIGLVLCNSFRAHGIEPVVIEKEQSRIEQMESENILHISGDATEEDILLRAGVSHARVLIAALATDTDNVFLVLTARQLNPDIFILARASSVKARAKLFAAGANRVESPYEVGAVSMAQRLLRPSVTSFLDLVFTYNRKDIQMDEIPVEESSPLAGVMLKDSGIRQKYNLIIIAVKTPDGEMLFNPSHETLIRPGDTVIAMGKTDNLAELEKELQPNGAKKVYQ, encoded by the coding sequence TTGACCGACATCTCCAGACATCTTCGTTTTGCCCTTGGGCTGCTGGTGGCCACCACGCTGTTTGGGACCTTCGGATACATGATCATCGAAGGCTGGGGTTTGCTGGATGCCACCTACATGACCGTTATCACCATGACCACCGTGGGTTATGGCGAGGTCCATACCATGAGCTACACCGGCCGGGTATTTACCATATTTCTGGTGGCCATGGGCGCCGTGTCTTTTCTGTATGTCACCAGTGCGCTGGTGCAGTTTCTGGTGGAAACGCAAATCCGGACCATTTTCGGGAGGCGGGTATTGGACAAGAAAATCAAGCAAATGACAGATCATTATATCGTGTGCGGATATGGCCGCATCGGCCTGGTGCTGTGCAACAGCTTCCGGGCCCACGGCATTGAGCCCGTGGTGATTGAAAAGGAGCAAAGCCGCATCGAGCAGATGGAATCTGAAAATATTCTGCATATATCCGGGGATGCCACCGAGGAGGATATTTTGCTGCGGGCAGGAGTTTCCCATGCCAGGGTCCTGATTGCCGCCCTGGCAACGGATACGGACAACGTGTTTCTGGTGCTGACCGCCCGCCAGCTCAACCCGGATATTTTCATCCTGGCCCGGGCCAGCAGTGTCAAGGCCAGGGCAAAACTTTTTGCCGCAGGTGCCAACCGGGTGGAATCGCCGTACGAAGTCGGCGCGGTGAGTATGGCCCAGCGACTGCTGCGGCCGTCGGTGACCAGTTTTCTGGACCTGGTTTTTACCTATAACCGAAAAGATATTCAGATGGATGAAATCCCGGTGGAGGAAAGTTCCCCGCTTGCCGGGGTTATGCTCAAAGACTCAGGGATCCGGCAAAAATACAATCTGATCATCATTGCCGTGAAAACTCCGGATGGGGAGATGTTGTTCAATCCTTCCCATGAAACCCTGATCCGGCCGGGGGATACGGTGATTGCCATGGGCAAAACAGATAACCTCGCGGAACTGGAAAAAGAGCTCCAGCCCAACGGGGCCAAAAAAGTCTATCAATGA
- a CDS encoding DUF3124 domain-containing protein → MKNIWIGLMWVFVLSFHLLAAPGPAAAEKNGLSQGQTIYVPAYSHIYSGDREKPFLLTVTLSIRNTDPNHGIQVTQVDYYQTQGKILRKYLDTPLTLKPLESVRYVVAQSDSSGGSGANFMVKWQSGKNTSVNPPIAETIMIGTQIQQGVSFTSRGQVIHEK, encoded by the coding sequence ATGAAAAATATCTGGATCGGCTTGATGTGGGTATTTGTGTTGTCTTTCCATCTGCTGGCCGCCCCCGGGCCGGCTGCAGCAGAAAAAAACGGCCTTTCACAGGGGCAGACCATCTATGTGCCGGCATATTCCCACATTTACAGCGGAGACAGGGAAAAGCCGTTTTTGCTCACTGTTACCTTAAGCATCCGAAACACCGATCCGAACCATGGGATTCAAGTCACCCAGGTGGACTATTACCAAACCCAGGGCAAGATTCTAAGAAAATATCTGGATACCCCCTTAACGCTTAAGCCCCTGGAATCGGTTCGCTATGTCGTGGCCCAGAGCGACAGCAGCGGCGGGTCAGGCGCCAATTTCATGGTTAAGTGGCAATCGGGAAAAAACACATCTGTCAATCCGCCCATCGCAGAGACCATCATGATCGGAACCCAGATCCAGCAAGGTGTTTCTTTTACCTCCCGCGGGCAGGTGATACACGAAAAATAA
- a CDS encoding sensor domain-containing diguanylate cyclase: MDSEIELLRAMVKALPDPVFVITESGHYLEIAGGKDPAYYHDGDDLKGLSLYNVMPKDKADWFLEQIRKTLAQNRLRTVQYTLSQKDVKGLEKAPGPDGDIHFEGRIQPLPVTLQGERTVVWSARNITSQHELEIKLQRMSETDALTGIFNRRKFLEQLNKCFRKFKRYDRPTALITFDIDHFKRINDSFGHSTGDKVLCRLTQNCTAQLRQVDSLYRIGGEEFAVLLPETNAENAYQQAERLRQISEQLRMEDRESADKITISVGISEFADTDASIEDVMKRADACLYEAKRNGRNRVVGG, translated from the coding sequence ATGGATTCTGAAATTGAACTGCTCCGAGCAATGGTAAAAGCCCTGCCAGACCCGGTGTTTGTAATCACGGAAAGCGGGCATTACCTGGAAATCGCCGGCGGCAAGGACCCGGCGTATTATCATGACGGTGATGATTTAAAAGGCCTGTCTCTGTATAACGTGATGCCAAAAGACAAGGCAGACTGGTTTCTGGAGCAGATCCGGAAAACATTGGCGCAAAACCGGCTCAGGACAGTTCAATACACGCTTTCCCAAAAGGACGTCAAAGGCCTGGAAAAAGCCCCCGGGCCGGACGGGGATATTCATTTTGAAGGCCGGATCCAGCCGCTGCCCGTAACCCTTCAGGGCGAACGTACCGTGGTATGGTCGGCACGCAATATCACCTCCCAGCACGAACTGGAAATAAAGCTGCAGCGGATGAGTGAAACCGACGCCCTGACAGGCATTTTCAACCGGCGCAAGTTTCTTGAACAACTCAACAAGTGTTTTCGCAAATTCAAGCGGTATGACCGGCCGACAGCGCTGATCACATTTGACATTGATCATTTCAAGCGGATTAACGACAGCTTCGGCCACAGCACAGGGGATAAAGTGCTGTGCCGGCTTACGCAAAATTGCACGGCTCAGCTCCGGCAAGTCGATTCCCTCTACCGAATCGGCGGAGAAGAATTTGCCGTGCTCCTTCCGGAAACAAATGCAGAAAATGCATATCAGCAGGCAGAGCGGCTGCGGCAAATCTCAGAGCAATTAAGAATGGAAGACCGGGAATCAGCGGATAAAATCACCATCAGTGTGGGGATCAGTGAGTTTGCCGACACAGATGCCAGCATAGAAGATGTGATGAAACGGGCCGATGCCTGCCTCTATGAAGCCAAGAGAAACGGCCGCAACCGAGTGGTGGGCGGTTAA